Proteins from one Nicotiana tabacum cultivar K326 chromosome 23, ASM71507v2, whole genome shotgun sequence genomic window:
- the LOC142177409 gene encoding uncharacterized protein LOC142177409 translates to MADDRRSSKGILKGPNLKEYTQLSCKPSAAPELIPKRFKMPEVPKYDRTSDPREHITTYSMAVKGNDLAPHEIESVFLKQFGETHMRGALTWYSLLPEDSIDSFEMLADSFIKAHVGARKKERMSLLAIPNEWAAETLTKRLNLRSLDSSRKLKESLLEFQATTWENVHNRYKSKIRIKDEQVGSTSSAKGRKEIREKSKDDYDADKRTLRDRFLPYERTKGCGRNFREANKLSLTEGPIMRNPNLWCEYHGTNGHRTGDCRHLWEEVATLLKNDHLREFLSDRSKNNYGSNRDNAEPSKAREEPAPNDQNDLRGE, encoded by the exons ATGGCCGACGACCGAAGAAGTTCTAAAGGGATATTGAAAGGCCCGAACTTGAAGGAGTATACTCAATTGTCATGCAAGCCGAGCGCGGCACCAGAGCTAATtccgaagcggttcaaaatgcctgaagtgCCAAAGTATGACAGGACTTCAGACCCAcgggagcatattaccacctactcAATGGcggtaaaaggaaatgatttagctcctcacgaaattgaatctgtgtttCTAAAGCAATTTGGAGAAACTCACATGAGGGGAGCCCTAACGTGGTATTCATTGTTACCCGAGGATTctatagattcctttgagatgctcgcagattctttcatcaaggctcatgtcGGTGCTAGAAAA AAAGAGAGAATGTCGCTCCTGGCTATCCCgaatgaatgggcagctgaaacaTTAACCAAAAGATTGAATCTGAGAAGCTTAGACTCTTCCCGGAAGCTGAAGGAGAGCCTGCTTGAGTTCCAAGCAACAACTTGGGAaaatgtccacaaccggtacaagtcaaagataaggatcaaAGATGAACAAGTCGGTTCCACATCATCGGCCAAAGGACGGAAGGAGatcagagaaaaatcaaaggatgactaCGATGCGGACAAACGGACTTTGAGGGATcggtttttgccctacgagaGGACCAAAGGCTGTGGAAGAAACTTCCGGGAAGCAAACAAGTTATCGTTGACAGAGGGACCGATCATG AGAAATCCCAATTTATGGTGTGAGTACCATGGGACGAACGGTCACCGGACAGGGGACTGTCGGCACCTCTGGGAAGAAGTGGCTACACTATTGAAGAATGACCACCtccgagaattcttgagtgaccgatctaagaacaattatggtagTAACAGAGACAATGCGGAACCTTCGAAAGCAAGAGAAGAACCCGCgccaaatgatcaaaatgatcttCGGGGAGAATGA